In Primulina eburnea isolate SZY01 chromosome 3, ASM2296580v1, whole genome shotgun sequence, one DNA window encodes the following:
- the LOC140827150 gene encoding polyubiquitin 9-like: protein MAMYIRVKREKTTYFLQCVPSETILQIKEKLQELTDQPANNQRLILMSNREVLDDSKSLADQKVENDAVVALTLRKDDNEFEDVNIVRPNDFYQSRDSEASSNW, encoded by the exons ATg GCAATGTATATCCGTGTTAAACGTGAGAAGACAACTTACTTCCTGCAATGCGTTCCAAGTGAGACGATTCTACAAATCAAGGAGAAGTTGCAAGAACTCACTGATCAGCCGGCTAACAATCAAAGACTGATACTCATGTCAAATCGTGAAGTGTTGGATGATTCAAAATCCTTGGCAGATCAAAAG GTTGAAAATGATGCTGTCGTCGCCCTGACTCTGAGAAAAG ATGATAACGAGTTCGAGGATGTAAATATCGTGCGGCCAAATGATTTCTACCAGTCCCGTGACTCGGAAGCTAGTTCTAATTGGTGA